In one window of Ovis aries strain OAR_USU_Benz2616 breed Rambouillet chromosome 5, ARS-UI_Ramb_v3.0, whole genome shotgun sequence DNA:
- the LOC121819715 gene encoding small ribosomal subunit protein eS6-like codes for MKLNISFPATGCQKLTEVDDERKLRTFYEKRMATEVAADALGEEWKGYVVRISGGNDKQGFPMKQGVLTHGRVRLLLSKGHSCYRPRRTGQRKRKSVRGCTVDANLSVLNLVIVKKGEKDIPGLTDTTVPRRLGPKRASRIRELFNLPKDDDVRQYVVRKPLNKDSKKPRTKAPKIQRLVTPRALQRKRWCIALKKQRTEKNKEEAAEYAKLLAERMKEAKEKQQEQIAKRRRLSSLRASTSESESSQK; via the coding sequence ATGAAGCTGAACATCTCTTTCCCGGCCACTGGCTGCCAGAAGCTCACTGAAGTGGACGATGAACGAAAACTTCGTACCTTCTACGAGAAGCGTATGGCCACAGAAGTCGCTGCTGACGCTCTGGGTGAAGAATGGAAGGGTTATGTGGTTCGAATCAGTGGCGGGAACGATAAGCAGGGTTTCCCCATGAAGCAGGGTGTCTTGACCCATGGCAGAGTTCGCCTGCTTCTGAGTAAGGGGCATTCCTGTTACAGACCAAGGAGGACTGGACAGAGAAAGCGCAAATCTGTGCGGGGTTGCACTGTGGATGCCAATCTGAGTGTTCTCAATTTGGTCATCGTGAAAAAAGGGGAGAAGGATATTCCTGGACTCACTGATACTACAGTGCCTCGTCGCCTGGGTCCCAAAAGAGCTAGCAGAATCCGCGAACTTTTCAATCTCCCTAAAGATGATGATGTCCGCCAATATGTTGTGCGAAAGCCCCTAAACAAAGACAGTAAGAAACCTAGGACTAAAGCACCCAAGATTCAGCGTCTCGTGACTCCACGAGCTCTGCAACGCAAACGCTGGTGTATTGCTCTGAAGAAACAGCGtactgagaaaaataaagaagaggctGCAGAATATGCTAAACTTTTGGCCGAGAGAATGAAGGAGGCCAAAGAAAAACAGCAGGAACAGATTGCCAAGAGACGGAGGCTGTCCTCTCTGAGAGCTTCTACTTCTGAGTCTGAGTCCAGTCAAAAATGA